From Halichondria panicea chromosome 12, odHalPani1.1, whole genome shotgun sequence, a single genomic window includes:
- the LOC135344957 gene encoding uncharacterized protein LOC135344957: MCTTHAKQNKYGHLPQEHGPCVEGVLSGANFCLVQMEVDMPFEAVQSILKEQLLWETNRQKRSTKEYLHKRNIEKKAKKARHEQEKSYMETIRGMGSAVGEYVGGGQGELSTMEALTSVDVEIEAAEPGLDDQSQNNEEVSSDDAHPLLIFHDCETTGLSIYNEHITDVGAKVVASPVPLETPTFSSLVATSRHISPTVTRITGISTTTLRGEKPLSVVLPLFLDWVTAVTTYVSDVTTNPHYPVLVAHNGFLFDFPILLAEVERRQGTLCMSAFESKKIHFSDTLPLLRQMKKDGRSELNGTRLGMEALHLHILGTAVEGAHRAFPDVQAMEAVMTHPSLVSCLTNLPIRSPKRQIELWSTQKAVHQQSASLVKALGKPTISKAQAKKLGELGLGIATLKTLRTDCPTPEAFMEALKAKGVKSKPLRKNLSMNVLLQ; encoded by the exons ATGTGCACTACACAtgcaaaacaaaacaaataTGGCCATTTGCCACAAG AACATGGGCCCTGTGTGGAGGGTGTTCTGTCTGGTGCAAATTTCTGTCTGGTGCAAATGGAAGTAGACATGCCATTTGAGGCCGTTCAATCAATTTTGAAGGAGCAACTACTATGGGAGACCAACAGGCAGAAGAGGTCCACAAAGGAGTATCTCCATAAGAG AAACATCGAGAAGAAAGCCAAGAAAGCACGCCACGAGCAGGAGAAATCCTACATGGAAACTATCCGTGGGATGGGGAGTGCTGTGGGGGAGTACGTGGGTGGTGGTCAGGGAGAATTGTCAACAATGGAGGCACTTACGTCTGTTGATGTTGAGATTGAGGCTGCTGAGCCGGGACTCGATGACCAGTCACAGAATAATGAAGAGGTTAGCAGTGACGATGCACACCCTCTTCTGATTTTCCATGATTGCGAGACGACAGGCCTCAGTATCTACAACGAACACATCACAGATGTAGGTGCTAAAGTTGTTGCATCTCCCGTGCCTCTTGAGACACCAACCTTCTCGAGCCTGGTGGCAACATCACGACACATCTCACCAACTG TTACCAGGATAACTGGTATCAGCACTACCACTCTCCGTGGTGAGAAGCCGCTGTCAGTTGTCCTCCCTCTGTTCCTGGACTGGGTTACTGCTGTCACCACATACGTTAGTGATGTGACCACGAATCCTCACTATCCTG TTCTTGTAGCTCACAATGGGTTCTTGTTTGATTTCCCAATTCTACTGGCTGAAGTGGAGCGACGCCAAGGGACTCTGTGTATGTCTGCCTTTGAGAGTAAAAAAATACACTTTAGCGATACCCTACCTCTCCTACGTCAG ATGAAGAAAGATGGCCGGAGTGAGTTAAATGGCACCAGGCTGGGTATGGAAGCGCTCCACCTGCACATCCTGGGTACTGCTGTAGAAG GTGCTCACAGGGCCTTTCCCGACGTCCAGGCTATGGAAGCAGTGATGACTCACCCGTCGCTAGTGAGCTGCCTCACCAACCTTCCTATTCGGTCTCCTAAGAGACAGATCGAGCTGTGGTCAACACAGAAAGCTGTGCATCAGCAGTCGGCTTCCCTTGTGAAGGCCTTGGGGAAGCCAACTATCAGCAAAGCACAGGCAAAGAAACTAGGCGAACTTGGACTGGGGATTGCTACTTTGAAGACCCTTAGAACAGACTGCCCTACTCCAGAGGCGTTCATGGAGGCTTTGAAAGCTAAGGGAGTAAAAAGCAAGCCCCTGAGAAAGAATTTATCAATGAATGTGCTGCTGCAGTGA